In Candidatus Eisenbacteria bacterium, the DNA window GGCCGCCGCAGCTCTACGATGTCACGGCGAACACGTGGCAGGACACAGGGGCCATGGTGCAGTCCGACCGTCTTTGGCCGGGCCATTGCGATCACTCCCTGGTGCTCCTCCCGGACGGGCGCGCCTGCGCCGTTGGGGTGGAGCGCGGGTCTCTCACCTCTCCGACCATGATCGAGCGCTACGACCCGGGGAGCGGCACCTGGTCGCTGGGAGCCAACGCGTCGGCCACCCGGTCACGCCCCGAGGTGGTCATGCTCCCTACCGGACAGATCTTCGTGGCCGGCGGAAAGCTCGAGGATCCGAACCCGGCGATCCCGACGAACGCCTTCGGCCAGGTGAAGCTGACGGACCTCTACGATCCGGTTGCCGATCTGTGGCGGCGTTGCGCCGATATGAAGTGGTTCCGCGAATACCACGCGACCACGGTTCTGGTGCCCGACGGAAGGGTGGTCACCGCCGCGGGTACGGGCGGACCCGCCCAGCCCGGTGTGAGCAACGAGGTCGAGGCGTTTGAGCCCTACTACCTCTTTCGGGGCGTAAGGCCGCGGATCAACGCCATCGCGCGCACGCAGCTCCACCACGGATCTCCGGTCACGCTGCAGGTCTCCCGAACGGATAGCGTGACTTCGATCGTCTTGATGGGAACCGACGCCGTGACGCACTGGGTGAACGGCGGGGTCCCCCGAGTCCTCTCGCTTCCCTTCGAGCAGTCCGGCGGCCTCGTCACCGCGACGGTCCCCACCGATCCCAACCGGGCGCTGGTCGGCCACTACATCCTATTTGCCATGGTGGATGACATTCCCTCCTCTGGCGTCATCGTTCATGTTGGGCCACCCGCGGCCGGACTCCCCGAGGACGCCCCGCCGCGGAGTCTCGTTGCGCGCGGAAGTCCCAATCCCTTTTCGAACCGCGTCCTCATTGAATGGTATCGGCCGAGGAGCGGCCCCACCGGGCTTGCGCTCTTCGATGTGCAAGGTCGGCGGATTGGACGCATCCCGGCAAGCGGGACCCGCGAGGGCTGGCAGCAGTCGGCTTGGGACGGGCGGGACAGTTCGGGCCGCGAGGTGCCCGCGGGCGTCTATTGCGTGAAGGTCGAGGGCCAATCGGACGTTGTGGTCACGAAGATCGTTCGGTTGCGGTGAGGTCCGCGCCGCGACGTGTTCCTTGCGGCGCGCGGGCATGACCCCGCGCGCCGACGCCCCAGGGATCGCGTACTGCTTACTTGGTCATCGGCTTGATCGAAGCAACGTCCATTCCCTTCACGCCGCCGCGCGTCATGAGCGTTCCGGTGACGGTAACTTTCTTCCCAGCCATCTCCTTCAGCTTGTTGTATGGGTCGGGATTGTCGTGGTTCATGGTGAGAAGATAGAGCGCACCCTGGTTGGTGAGCAAACCCATGGGCATTCCGCCGTTGATGCATTTGCCCGCGCAGCTGATGTGACTCGCTCCACGTGCGGCGTGGCCAAGATAACAACCGGTATCGACAATTTCCCCGGACAGGGTGCTCACCGCGTGCTTGGACATCTCGTGCGCGCTTGCGTTCAAAGAAATTGCGATGACGGCCACTGCGACGAGTGCGCTGATC includes these proteins:
- a CDS encoding DUF1929 domain-containing protein → MSTRGCRPGCDTRTRTTTNRRPTPTHTCRTYITGTSIDLVREVDHVLVKRSASARRLPPMVYNQTRLRRLRGAGMTLTTATTLTLLLTLLAPGAALAGAIRGFVRTPGGQPLVQARVTLMSPDTVEFRERRTDPAGRFIFGSIAPGSWILGASKRGTAYAETLLALGGSDLDVDFTLGPDPHLGRWSVIGTTDPENLYATNSGSLLPDGRILYCHNTKDPVIFDPVTGTKSFPVSSPSQQGCHVTSLLEDGRLIFIGGQGSDDFRDAIRTVKTFNGTSGEWLVLPDLIEERWYPGLARLADGRLLVMGGGQSPNAQRTPTCEIYDPSLTQWSPAAPMSLASDYPPAVLLYSGKVLRSWWPPQLYDVTANTWQDTGAMVQSDRLWPGHCDHSLVLLPDGRACAVGVERGSLTSPTMIERYDPGSGTWSLGANASATRSRPEVVMLPTGQIFVAGGKLEDPNPAIPTNAFGQVKLTDLYDPVADLWRRCADMKWFREYHATTVLVPDGRVVTAAGTGGPAQPGVSNEVEAFEPYYLFRGVRPRINAIARTQLHHGSPVTLQVSRTDSVTSIVLMGTDAVTHWVNGGVPRVLSLPFEQSGGLVTATVPTDPNRALVGHYILFAMVDDIPSSGVIVHVGPPAAGLPEDAPPRSLVARGSPNPFSNRVLIEWYRPRSGPTGLALFDVQGRRIGRIPASGTREGWQQSAWDGRDSSGREVPAGVYCVKVEGQSDVVVTKIVRLR